Proteins encoded within one genomic window of Fibrobacter sp. UWB16:
- a CDS encoding saccharopine dehydrogenase family protein translates to MARALIIGCGAVATVAIKKCCTCSEVFSEICIASRHRENCEKLAQELRPNTKTVITTAAVDADKAENVSALIKQYKPDLVMNIALPYQDLAIMDACLECGVNYMDTANYEPENIDDPEWRKVYDKRCKEKGFSAYFDYSWQWAYKEKFEKAGLTALLGSGFDPGVSQAYCAYALKHQFDTIEEIDILDCNGGDHGYKFATNFNPEINLREVSAPGSYWDTDENGKGHWVEIPAMSIKREYNFAQVGKKDMYLLHHEEIESLAQNIPGIKRIRFFMTFGQSYLDHMRCLEDVGMLSTQPIKFQGQDIVPIQFLKALLPDPASLGPRTVGKTNIGCIFKGTKDGKPKTYYLYNVCDHQECYKELGSQAIAYTTGVPAMCGAMMVLTGKWNKPGVHTVEEFDPDPFMEALTKYGLPWNEDFNPVLVD, encoded by the coding sequence ATGGCAAGAGCATTGATTATCGGTTGTGGCGCCGTTGCCACAGTTGCTATCAAGAAGTGCTGCACCTGCAGCGAAGTTTTTAGCGAAATCTGCATCGCCAGCCGTCATCGCGAAAATTGCGAGAAGTTGGCTCAGGAACTCCGCCCGAATACGAAGACGGTCATCACGACTGCCGCCGTGGACGCTGACAAGGCCGAGAACGTCTCTGCTCTCATTAAGCAATACAAGCCGGACCTGGTGATGAATATCGCTCTCCCCTACCAGGACTTGGCCATCATGGATGCATGCCTTGAATGTGGCGTGAACTACATGGATACGGCTAACTACGAGCCGGAAAATATCGACGATCCGGAATGGCGCAAGGTCTACGACAAGCGCTGCAAGGAAAAGGGTTTTAGCGCCTACTTCGATTACAGCTGGCAGTGGGCTTACAAAGAAAAGTTTGAAAAGGCTGGTCTCACGGCATTGTTGGGTTCCGGCTTTGACCCGGGTGTTTCTCAGGCATACTGCGCCTACGCCTTGAAGCACCAGTTCGATACGATTGAAGAAATCGACATTCTCGACTGCAATGGCGGCGATCACGGCTACAAGTTCGCAACGAACTTCAACCCGGAAATCAACCTCCGCGAAGTTTCTGCTCCGGGCAGCTACTGGGACACGGACGAGAACGGCAAGGGCCATTGGGTTGAAATCCCGGCCATGAGCATCAAGCGTGAATACAACTTCGCACAGGTCGGCAAGAAGGACATGTACCTCCTCCACCACGAAGAAATTGAATCTCTCGCCCAGAACATTCCGGGAATCAAGCGCATCCGCTTCTTCATGACGTTTGGCCAGAGCTACCTCGACCACATGCGTTGCCTCGAAGACGTGGGCATGCTCAGCACGCAGCCGATCAAGTTCCAGGGTCAGGACATTGTTCCTATCCAGTTTCTCAAGGCTCTCCTCCCGGACCCGGCAAGCCTCGGTCCTCGCACGGTGGGCAAGACGAACATCGGTTGCATTTTCAAGGGTACTAAGGATGGCAAGCCGAAGACTTACTATCTGTACAATGTTTGCGACCACCAGGAATGCTACAAGGAACTCGGCAGCCAGGCTATCGCCTACACGACTGGCGTTCCAGCCATGTGCGGTGCCATGATGGTGCTCACGGGCAAGTGGAACAAGCCGGGTGTGCATACGGTCGAAGAGTTCGATCCGGATCCGTTCATGGAAGCCCTCACGAAGTACGGTCTCCCGTGGAACGAAGATTTCAACCCGGTACTTGTGGACTAG
- a CDS encoding CotH kinase family protein: MLKKALLSCCFAAGMSLAQTYDLPILFVDTKGKCLDKNVTEKIPATMRVLDGKTNSVADSAKGTLYDIGIKVRGQSSALFPKPGYGVEVRDEKGEGLDVSLFGLPPADDWVFHGPYVDKSMMRNALAHWLFRQAGHYSPRTKHFDLYINGVYRGVYVLIEKIKRGKYRVNVSKLKETDIAGDSLTGGYIWAFDKTGTNTGGAGSGPIEKEGFNTSDGLNVILHYPKKENIQKQQEDYLKKYLNDLEGLFKNGKNGQGYENYVDMTSALDYVLHEEVTNNADSYWCSFFLHKPKDKTDKNGVKTEGKVTLGPAWDFNLAMSNGSQPENGGGNNGGGMWGGGFGGGFGGGGNGFGSSGTSGWQIENSQKSGNGGMWGMGSSLKAPNWLLGMWKDSHYQSELKKRWAELRSGVWHTKTLDLYLDSMKTYLKNAADRNFKRWPNLGKSSGQNDADPQPMKYCNSSSGGGFGMPMGGYNATTWDGEFEHLRKKMKERMQWMDEQLGFKEPASPIAMAPVDPSIHEPDWQNDGKDKDSIPMGIRYDDLSRLSPTNFFVVIGNYLEIHTDMGGKFALVDLNGAVLYKTQIKAGTTNIDIPSKARNKHWIATLNGKMLSK, encoded by the coding sequence ATGCTAAAAAAAGCCCTATTATCGTGTTGCTTTGCGGCAGGGATGTCCCTTGCGCAAACGTACGACTTACCGATTCTTTTCGTTGATACCAAAGGCAAATGCCTTGACAAAAATGTCACCGAAAAAATTCCTGCAACAATGCGCGTGCTCGACGGGAAAACAAATTCCGTTGCAGACAGTGCCAAAGGTACGCTTTATGACATTGGCATCAAGGTAAGAGGGCAATCATCCGCCTTGTTCCCGAAGCCAGGCTATGGCGTAGAAGTCCGTGACGAAAAAGGTGAAGGTCTTGACGTCAGCCTGTTCGGGCTCCCGCCTGCAGACGACTGGGTTTTCCATGGTCCTTATGTAGACAAGAGCATGATGCGAAACGCTCTTGCCCACTGGCTCTTTAGACAAGCAGGCCACTACAGCCCACGCACTAAGCATTTTGACTTGTACATCAACGGCGTTTACCGCGGCGTGTACGTGCTTATTGAAAAAATCAAACGCGGCAAGTATCGCGTGAACGTGAGCAAGCTTAAAGAAACCGACATCGCAGGCGATAGCCTCACCGGCGGCTACATTTGGGCTTTTGACAAAACGGGCACCAACACCGGTGGCGCAGGCAGTGGCCCCATCGAAAAGGAAGGCTTTAACACTTCTGACGGTTTAAACGTCATTTTGCACTACCCCAAAAAGGAAAACATCCAAAAGCAACAGGAAGATTACCTGAAAAAATACCTGAACGATCTTGAAGGCTTGTTCAAGAACGGCAAGAACGGTCAAGGCTATGAAAACTACGTGGATATGACATCGGCTCTGGACTATGTCTTGCACGAAGAAGTGACGAACAACGCGGACTCCTACTGGTGCAGTTTCTTCTTGCACAAGCCAAAGGACAAAACCGACAAGAACGGAGTCAAGACGGAAGGCAAGGTAACACTTGGCCCGGCTTGGGACTTTAACCTCGCCATGAGTAATGGCAGCCAGCCCGAAAATGGCGGAGGCAATAACGGCGGTGGCATGTGGGGCGGCGGCTTCGGTGGTGGTTTCGGTGGTGGCGGAAACGGCTTCGGAAGTTCCGGCACAAGCGGCTGGCAAATCGAAAACAGCCAAAAGTCAGGCAATGGTGGCATGTGGGGCATGGGTAGCTCCCTCAAGGCCCCAAACTGGCTCCTTGGCATGTGGAAGGACAGTCACTACCAAAGTGAATTGAAGAAACGCTGGGCAGAACTCCGCAGTGGCGTTTGGCACACCAAGACTTTGGATCTCTACCTCGATTCCATGAAGACGTACCTCAAGAACGCAGCTGACAGAAACTTCAAACGTTGGCCGAACTTGGGCAAATCAAGCGGTCAGAACGATGCGGACCCGCAGCCAATGAAATACTGCAATAGCAGCAGTGGCGGTGGCTTTGGCATGCCTATGGGTGGCTACAACGCAACCACGTGGGATGGAGAATTTGAACATCTCCGCAAGAAGATGAAAGAAAGAATGCAGTGGATGGACGAACAGCTTGGATTCAAGGAACCGGCCTCCCCCATTGCGATGGCTCCTGTAGATCCGTCAATCCATGAACCCGATTGGCAGAACGACGGCAAGGACAAAGATTCCATTCCGATGGGCATCCGCTATGACGATCTCAGCAGACTGTCCCCGACAAACTTCTTCGTGGTCATTGGCAACTATCTCGAAATCCACACAGATATGGGTGGCAAGTTTGCTCTAGTCGATTTGAATGGTGCTGTTTTGTACAAGACCCAGATCAAGGCGGGAACGACCAATATCGATATTCCGTCCAAGGCAAGAAACAAGCACTGGATAGCAACGCTTAACGGCAAAATGCTTTCTAAATAA
- a CDS encoding 5-formyltetrahydrofolate cyclo-ligase: MLLIFGSSPIVEMILKMRRMKKGDDIIKEPWQEIHDIPGYHDARNIAAFYPMKGEPNIMPILEELATEGRLLLPKCEGEGIMHFYKIANLKKDLVKGHYGIMEPREGIEKFEGDIPVFLVPGVKFNWDGSRQGHGKGYYDRFLAKYPNAFKAGIMTPAQLSKEPLEQKETDVKMHTVIACREKY, encoded by the coding sequence GTGTTGCTGATTTTCGGCAGCAGCCCCATCGTTGAGATGATATTGAAGATGCGTCGCATGAAAAAGGGCGATGACATCATCAAGGAACCGTGGCAGGAAATTCACGACATTCCGGGCTACCACGATGCAAGGAACATCGCTGCTTTTTACCCCATGAAGGGCGAGCCGAATATCATGCCGATTCTCGAGGAACTTGCCACCGAGGGACGCCTTTTGCTCCCAAAGTGCGAGGGCGAAGGCATCATGCACTTCTACAAGATTGCAAACCTCAAGAAGGACCTGGTCAAGGGGCACTATGGAATCATGGAGCCCCGCGAAGGCATCGAGAAGTTTGAAGGCGACATTCCTGTGTTCCTGGTCCCAGGCGTAAAGTTCAATTGGGACGGGAGCAGACAAGGACACGGCAAGGGATACTACGACAGGTTCCTCGCCAAATACCCTAACGCATTTAAGGCAGGGATTATGACTCCGGCGCAACTTTCCAAGGAACCGCTAGAGCAGAAAGAAACCGATGTGAAGATGCACACGGTCATCGCCTGCCGAGAAAAGTATTAA
- the rbr gene encoding rubrerythrin, protein MANKYAGTQTEKNLEAAFAGESQARNKYTYFASRAKKDGFEQIAALFQKTADNEKEHAKLWFKELEGIGDTAQNLKAAAEGENYEWTDMYEGFAKTAEEEGFTALAKKFRMVAAIEKMHEERYRALLKNVETAKVFEKSEVKVWECRNCGHIVVGTKAPEVCPVCAHPQAYFEVHEENY, encoded by the coding sequence ATGGCAAATAAATACGCTGGTACCCAAACCGAAAAGAATTTGGAAGCAGCTTTCGCAGGCGAATCCCAAGCCCGCAACAAGTACACCTACTTTGCAAGCCGCGCCAAAAAGGACGGTTTTGAACAGATCGCTGCATTGTTCCAAAAAACCGCTGACAACGAAAAGGAACACGCCAAGCTTTGGTTCAAGGAACTCGAAGGCATCGGCGACACCGCCCAGAACCTGAAGGCTGCCGCCGAAGGCGAAAACTACGAATGGACCGACATGTACGAAGGCTTCGCGAAAACCGCCGAAGAAGAAGGCTTCACCGCTCTCGCCAAGAAGTTCCGCATGGTCGCCGCCATCGAAAAGATGCACGAAGAACGCTACCGCGCCCTCCTCAAGAACGTGGAAACCGCCAAGGTCTTCGAAAAGAGCGAAGTCAAGGTTTGGGAATGCCGCAACTGCGGACACATCGTGGTCGGCACAAAGGCCCCGGAAGTCTGCCCCGTTTGCGCTCACCCGCAAGCCTACTTCGAAGTCCACGAAGAAAACTACTAA
- a CDS encoding polysaccharide lyase, with the protein MNKYAFFLLCASAAFAQTADTVSFVNFENREVGVYGNAEAKEDFKRNTTDKSWWYAMDKNNGKNSMIVYDGEAHGNVLQLKYPKGCVGPNDNDTPACAAQIIQPLVKTADTMWSAYDIFFEEGFEFQLGGKLPGLCGGKCYTGNAMPETGDGWSARIMWRKGGNAVQLIYFMGQHSEYGDDFKWDFGGKNPQAQFTVGKWHRIVNKVSMNSVSAPGKGDKNGRVQAWLDGELVLDVDTLRLRDYDTLHVDKFYLSTFHGGSSAEWAPTHDNFIRFDNFTVSTDSIAVSLDNAGGVGLNKRLWRENRRSVSKPIEIYRVNGSRIGRGLHTESKTQPIKNGRLVKVVQ; encoded by the coding sequence ATGAATAAGTACGCGTTCTTCTTGCTTTGCGCTTCTGCTGCTTTTGCTCAAACAGCGGATACGGTCTCGTTTGTCAACTTCGAAAATCGCGAAGTTGGCGTTTACGGCAATGCTGAGGCTAAGGAAGATTTCAAGCGCAACACCACGGATAAAAGCTGGTGGTATGCGATGGACAAGAACAACGGCAAAAATTCCATGATTGTCTATGACGGCGAGGCGCATGGCAATGTGTTGCAACTCAAGTACCCCAAGGGCTGCGTTGGTCCGAATGACAATGATACTCCCGCGTGTGCGGCACAAATCATCCAGCCACTTGTGAAAACTGCCGATACGATGTGGAGTGCGTACGATATTTTCTTCGAGGAAGGTTTTGAATTCCAGTTGGGAGGTAAGCTTCCGGGGCTATGTGGCGGTAAGTGCTACACGGGGAACGCGATGCCCGAAACGGGGGATGGCTGGAGTGCGCGAATTATGTGGCGCAAGGGCGGGAACGCTGTTCAGCTGATTTACTTCATGGGGCAACATTCTGAATACGGCGATGATTTCAAGTGGGATTTCGGCGGTAAAAATCCGCAGGCGCAATTTACCGTGGGCAAGTGGCACCGCATTGTAAATAAAGTCTCAATGAACTCCGTGTCGGCCCCCGGAAAAGGCGACAAGAACGGTCGCGTGCAGGCGTGGCTTGATGGCGAGCTTGTGCTGGATGTCGATACGCTCAGACTCCGCGATTATGATACTTTGCATGTCGATAAGTTCTATCTTTCCACGTTCCATGGCGGGAGTAGTGCTGAATGGGCTCCGACACACGATAATTTTATCCGATTTGACAACTTTACTGTTTCGACCGATTCTATCGCTGTGTCGCTTGACAACGCGGGCGGTGTTGGCTTGAATAAACGTTTATGGCGAGAAAATCGCCGTTCAGTCTCAAAGCCTATTGAAATTTATCGTGTTAACGGCTCGCGAATTGGTCGTGGCCTACACACTGAATCCAAAACGCAGCCGATCAAGAACGGCAGACTCGTAAAAGTTGTGCAATAA
- a CDS encoding TIGR02147 family protein, translating to MKPITEYKDYRLYMQDFYEERKRTSAFSWREFSKLAGFKSPVYLKLVCEGKSSLSFVKMEQVAHAMGLAGHEFAYFTQMVKFGNATKDSVKKEALLEMQKIAREHQVRVVDAESFEFYESWKNPTIRELAPMMPGKRPLEMAKTCHQVISAEQVRDSLAFLVQTGFLKREAEHTYVQTEKTVIGTKESLPIAVRGMHKEMASLARTAIDKFPIEERHFTGATLGLCEEAYARISQELDAFVRKVANIAAEYENINQVYRLNLQLFPLTKKVEEESHE from the coding sequence ATGAAACCGATAACAGAATATAAGGATTACCGCCTGTACATGCAGGACTTTTACGAAGAGCGTAAAAGGACGAGCGCATTTTCGTGGCGTGAGTTTTCCAAGCTGGCGGGGTTCAAGTCGCCGGTTTACCTAAAGCTTGTTTGCGAAGGCAAGAGCAGCTTGAGTTTCGTCAAGATGGAACAGGTCGCACATGCGATGGGGCTTGCGGGGCACGAGTTTGCTTACTTCACACAAATGGTCAAGTTCGGCAATGCAACGAAGGACTCCGTGAAAAAAGAGGCGCTTCTTGAAATGCAGAAGATTGCTCGCGAGCATCAAGTGCGCGTTGTCGATGCGGAATCTTTTGAATTCTATGAATCGTGGAAAAATCCGACGATTCGCGAACTCGCTCCGATGATGCCTGGAAAGCGCCCGCTCGAAATGGCGAAAACTTGCCATCAGGTGATTTCGGCAGAACAGGTACGTGACTCGCTGGCATTCCTGGTGCAGACGGGGTTTCTCAAGCGCGAGGCGGAACATACTTATGTGCAGACGGAAAAGACTGTCATCGGCACAAAAGAATCGCTTCCCATTGCGGTTCGCGGCATGCACAAAGAAATGGCATCGCTTGCGAGAACGGCTATCGACAAGTTCCCGATTGAAGAACGTCATTTCACGGGTGCAACGCTTGGGCTTTGCGAAGAAGCCTACGCCCGCATTTCGCAGGAGCTGGACGCGTTTGTACGCAAGGTGGCAAACATCGCTGCCGAATATGAAAACATCAACCAAGTTTATCGACTGAATCTTCAGTTGTTTCCTTTAACAAAAAAGGTCGAGGAGGAGTCTCATGAATAA
- the cysK gene encoding cysteine synthase A produces the protein MAIYNNILETIGNTPLVRINKLNKGDAEVYVKLEMFNPLGSAKDRVALNMIERAEQEGKLKPGALIIEPTSGNTGVGLAYVGAVKGYKVVLTMPDSMSMERRMLLKSLGAEVVLTEGAKGMAGCIAKANEIAAANPGSFIPQQFDNPANPEAHYRTTGPEIWRDTDGKVDVFIATAGTGGTVSGTAKFLKEKNPNIYVIAIEPDDSPMISKGYAGPHKIQGIGANFVPKNYDPKVIDEVYLTSTEKAGNAARAAAAEEGIFVGISSGAALECALTVAKRPEFKGKRIVAVLPDTGERYLSTWLWNT, from the coding sequence ATGGCTATTTATAACAACATTCTCGAAACGATTGGCAATACGCCGCTGGTGCGCATCAACAAGCTCAACAAGGGCGATGCCGAAGTCTATGTGAAACTCGAAATGTTCAACCCGCTCGGTAGCGCAAAAGACCGCGTGGCGCTGAACATGATTGAACGTGCCGAACAAGAAGGCAAGCTCAAGCCGGGTGCGCTCATTATTGAACCGACGAGCGGTAACACGGGTGTGGGCCTTGCTTACGTAGGTGCAGTGAAGGGCTACAAGGTGGTGCTCACGATGCCGGATTCCATGAGCATGGAACGCCGCATGCTGTTGAAATCGCTCGGTGCCGAAGTCGTGCTGACCGAAGGTGCTAAGGGCATGGCTGGCTGCATTGCAAAGGCAAACGAAATCGCAGCCGCTAATCCGGGTAGCTTCATTCCGCAGCAGTTCGACAATCCTGCAAATCCTGAAGCGCATTACCGCACGACCGGTCCAGAAATTTGGCGCGATACGGATGGCAAGGTGGACGTGTTTATCGCGACTGCAGGCACGGGCGGAACCGTTTCTGGCACGGCAAAGTTCCTCAAGGAAAAGAATCCGAACATTTATGTAATTGCGATTGAACCGGACGATTCTCCGATGATTTCGAAGGGTTATGCAGGGCCGCACAAGATTCAGGGAATTGGAGCAAACTTTGTCCCCAAGAATTACGATCCGAAGGTGATTGACGAAGTGTATCTCACAAGCACCGAGAAGGCGGGGAACGCCGCACGCGCTGCCGCTGCTGAAGAAGGAATTTTCGTTGGGATTTCGTCGGGTGCAGCTCTCGAATGTGCGCTTACGGTCGCGAAGCGCCCGGAATTCAAGGGCAAGCGCATTGTCGCTGTGCTCCCGGATACTGGCGAACGTTACCTCAGCACTTGGCTCTGGAACACGTAA
- a CDS encoding RNA methyltransferase, with translation MSFNNDDSRRGFGNDRKRHFGRTARPTFDEAKFNREHPDEPERAPERRGGIGSQAHLRRDRDNFTNRPSRFDSDRPSFGDRPKRFEGERNFGERREFDKSRANQENFVPAVGDADAAPQVAVGGIKEVEELLNKNPLQVHRVLFMHKSGNPKLYELQKLAKRAHVHVQQVDSKILDSYARPNHGVVALMNEKELLNWMDVREEFFKARDTGEKKLIAVATNIEDPRNLGACIRSSLALGVDILLLPAKGMCGITPSVARTSAGALEKLRICRPDNLEGAIGELKMAGYQILGLDADTETNLAGFDFADHVVLAVGGEDVGLPPFIKKQCDAVLRIPMKPEAHSYNASVALSLGLYEYARLCIKA, from the coding sequence ATGAGTTTCAATAATGACGACAGCCGTCGCGGTTTTGGTAACGATCGCAAGCGCCACTTTGGGCGCACAGCACGCCCCACTTTCGATGAGGCGAAGTTCAACCGCGAACATCCGGACGAACCTGAACGCGCACCCGAACGCCGTGGTGGCATCGGTAGCCAGGCACACCTCCGTCGCGACCGCGACAACTTTACAAACCGCCCGAGCCGTTTCGACAGTGACCGTCCGAGCTTTGGCGACCGCCCGAAGCGCTTTGAAGGCGAGCGCAATTTTGGCGAACGCCGCGAATTTGACAAGAGCCGCGCCAATCAGGAAAACTTCGTGCCTGCAGTCGGTGATGCCGATGCTGCCCCGCAGGTCGCCGTCGGTGGCATCAAGGAAGTCGAAGAACTTTTGAACAAGAACCCGCTCCAGGTCCACCGCGTACTCTTCATGCACAAGTCCGGCAACCCGAAGCTCTATGAACTCCAGAAGCTCGCCAAGCGCGCCCATGTACACGTGCAGCAGGTTGATTCCAAGATTCTCGACAGCTACGCCCGCCCGAACCACGGCGTCGTAGCCCTCATGAACGAGAAGGAACTCCTGAACTGGATGGACGTCCGCGAAGAATTCTTCAAAGCCCGTGACACGGGCGAAAAGAAGCTCATCGCCGTTGCCACAAACATCGAAGACCCGCGTAACCTCGGTGCTTGCATCCGTAGCTCGCTCGCCTTGGGCGTCGATATTTTGCTCCTCCCCGCAAAGGGCATGTGCGGCATTACCCCGAGCGTTGCCCGCACTTCCGCAGGCGCACTCGAAAAGCTCCGCATCTGCCGTCCGGACAACCTTGAAGGCGCTATCGGCGAACTCAAGATGGCCGGCTACCAGATTCTCGGACTCGATGCCGATACCGAAACAAACCTCGCCGGATTCGACTTTGCAGACCACGTGGTGCTCGCCGTCGGTGGCGAAGACGTAGGCCTCCCCCCGTTCATCAAGAAGCAATGCGACGCCGTACTCCGCATCCCGATGAAGCCCGAAGCTCATTCGTACAACGCATCTGTAGCCCTTTCGCTCGGCCTGTACGAATACGCCCGTTTGTGCATCAAAGCATAA
- a CDS encoding ribonuclease D has translation MIKDEKYILVDSEESLANLLADLELYDMAAVDTEADSMYHYTARLCLIQITIGEHHYIVDPLCGLDLAPLFKARAMQTLIFHGADYDLRLLWQTYGFSPKSIFDTMLAAKILGEQHLGLADLVKEYFGDELKKENQRADWTIRPLSLDMCEYAIHDTFYLHELCAILAEKLQQAGRMNWLTEQCNTLIEHARTPNAPKKDPWRITGSSIYGPCALNILKHLWEWREKQAEELDRPPYKVMQSELMLAIVNAQNSHFPEVSETFLPKLPRNFKGDRLESFLNMLRTAMAVPECDWPMRLPKAPPPPVIPHSDLLNALKTWRDEKAEELKIDAALLANKSQLIWLAAPGNIPWEKRYEEAHLMHWQQGLWNEILRDKLPTAKRIGDEE, from the coding sequence ATGATTAAAGACGAGAAATACATATTGGTAGATAGTGAAGAATCGCTCGCAAACTTGCTTGCTGATTTGGAGCTTTATGACATGGCCGCTGTCGACACCGAGGCGGATTCCATGTACCATTACACGGCTCGTCTCTGTCTTATCCAGATCACCATTGGCGAACACCATTATATTGTGGACCCGCTTTGTGGGCTGGACCTTGCACCGCTGTTCAAGGCACGTGCAATGCAGACGCTGATTTTCCACGGTGCAGATTACGACCTCAGACTTTTGTGGCAGACTTACGGCTTTTCGCCGAAGAGCATTTTCGACACGATGCTTGCCGCAAAGATTTTGGGCGAACAGCACCTCGGGCTTGCCGATTTGGTCAAGGAATATTTTGGCGACGAGCTCAAGAAAGAAAACCAGAGAGCCGACTGGACGATTCGACCACTTTCGCTGGACATGTGCGAATACGCCATCCACGATACGTTCTACCTTCACGAACTTTGTGCCATTTTAGCAGAAAAGCTGCAACAGGCCGGTCGTATGAACTGGCTCACGGAGCAGTGCAACACGCTTATCGAACACGCAAGGACCCCGAACGCCCCGAAAAAAGACCCGTGGCGCATTACGGGTTCCAGCATTTATGGCCCCTGCGCATTGAACATCCTCAAGCACTTGTGGGAATGGCGTGAAAAGCAGGCCGAAGAACTCGACCGTCCACCTTATAAGGTGATGCAGTCCGAACTGATGCTTGCGATTGTGAATGCCCAGAATTCACATTTTCCGGAAGTCAGCGAAACGTTCCTGCCAAAGCTCCCCCGCAATTTCAAGGGAGACCGTCTGGAATCGTTCTTGAACATGCTCCGCACAGCTATGGCCGTCCCGGAATGCGATTGGCCGATGCGCCTCCCGAAGGCTCCACCACCGCCAGTCATCCCGCATTCGGACTTGCTCAACGCGCTTAAAACGTGGCGTGACGAAAAGGCCGAAGAGCTGAAAATTGACGCTGCGCTCCTCGCAAACAAGTCTCAGTTGATTTGGCTTGCCGCTCCGGGGAACATTCCGTGGGAAAAGCGCTACGAAGAAGCGCACTTGATGCACTGGCAGCAAGGCCTCTGGAACGAGATTTTACGTGACAAGTTGCCAACGGCAAAGCGCATTGGCGACGAAGAATAG